The following proteins are encoded in a genomic region of Elusimicrobiota bacterium:
- a CDS encoding type II toxin-antitoxin system prevent-host-death family antitoxin produces MTLAQILKARHVGVKELKNNLSMLLRTHKPIVATDRGQPAYMLIPYDEMVDLLEMLEESRDQALVAMVQSGRKAYAAGRWRPAAKVLKKLEL; encoded by the coding sequence ATGACCCTGGCTCAGATACTCAAAGCGCGACACGTGGGCGTCAAGGAACTCAAGAACAATCTTTCCATGCTGCTCAGAACCCATAAGCCGATAGTGGCCACTGACAGAGGCCAGCCTGCCTATATGCTCATCCCTTACGATGAGATGGTGGACCTTCTAGAGATGCTCGAGGAATCCCGAGACCAAGCACTCGTCGCCATGGTCCAGTCTGGACGCAAGGCTTACGCGGCGGGCCGCTGGCGGCCGGCTGCGAAGGTATTGAAGAAACTAGAACTTTGA
- a CDS encoding acyl-CoA carboxylase subunit beta, with product MESAKTNPPEHAKKERPAAPSLTRLRQMVETVMLGGGEKGIAAQKAKGKFTARERIQYLLDDGSFQETDLLVSTRCADFGLKEKNPPGDGVVTGFGTVAGREVCVFAQDFTVLGGSLGHAHAMKICKVMDMALTNRVPIIGLLDSGGARIQEGVDSLDGYAEIFYRNTQCSGVIPQISVILGPCAGGAVYSPALTDFIFMVEGISHMFVTGPDVVKAATGEDVSFDTLGGCAAHANKSGVCHFVAASEPDCFRQVRELLSYLPQNRWEKPPRVANPDPVSRGIPLLEKMCEMDPRKPYRIHHVIWQIADEHKFFEVHAGWAKNIVVGFMRMGGEAVGVVANNPAHFAGALDINSADKAARFIRLLNAFNIPIVTLTDVPGYWPGVTQEHGGIIRHGAKLLFAYSEATVPKIAVVIRKAYGGAYIAMSSKKLGSDFNFSSPSAEIAVMGPAGAVEILYRREVAAAKTADEKAALRAKLTAEYKDRFASPYQTASTGSIDEVIEPRLLRTKIIRALRLLRDKRIPGTHENRGNIPL from the coding sequence ATGGAATCCGCGAAGACGAACCCGCCGGAGCACGCCAAGAAAGAGCGGCCCGCCGCCCCGAGTCTGACGCGCCTTCGTCAGATGGTCGAAACGGTCATGCTCGGAGGCGGGGAGAAGGGCATCGCCGCGCAGAAGGCCAAGGGCAAGTTCACGGCGCGGGAGCGCATCCAGTACCTGCTCGACGACGGCAGCTTCCAGGAGACCGACCTGCTGGTGAGCACGCGCTGCGCGGACTTCGGCCTCAAGGAGAAGAACCCGCCGGGCGACGGAGTGGTCACCGGCTTCGGCACCGTGGCCGGACGGGAGGTCTGCGTCTTCGCGCAGGACTTCACGGTCCTGGGCGGCTCGCTCGGGCACGCCCACGCCATGAAGATCTGCAAGGTCATGGACATGGCCCTGACCAACCGGGTGCCGATCATCGGCCTGCTGGACTCGGGCGGCGCGCGCATCCAGGAAGGCGTCGACTCCCTCGACGGCTATGCCGAGATCTTCTACCGCAACACACAGTGCTCGGGCGTCATCCCGCAGATCTCCGTCATCCTGGGCCCCTGCGCGGGGGGCGCGGTCTATTCCCCGGCCCTGACCGACTTCATCTTCATGGTCGAGGGCATCAGCCACATGTTCGTGACCGGCCCGGACGTGGTCAAGGCCGCCACGGGCGAAGACGTGAGCTTCGACACCTTGGGCGGCTGCGCCGCCCACGCGAACAAGTCAGGAGTCTGCCACTTCGTGGCCGCCTCCGAGCCGGACTGCTTCCGCCAAGTCCGCGAGCTCCTGTCCTACCTGCCGCAGAACCGCTGGGAGAAGCCGCCGCGCGTGGCCAATCCGGACCCGGTCAGCCGCGGCATCCCCTTGCTGGAGAAGATGTGCGAGATGGACCCGCGCAAGCCCTACCGCATCCACCACGTCATCTGGCAGATCGCCGACGAGCACAAGTTCTTCGAGGTGCACGCGGGCTGGGCCAAGAACATCGTGGTGGGCTTCATGCGCATGGGCGGAGAGGCCGTGGGCGTGGTGGCCAACAACCCGGCCCACTTCGCCGGAGCCCTGGACATCAACTCCGCGGACAAGGCGGCGCGCTTCATACGCCTGCTCAACGCCTTCAACATCCCCATCGTGACCCTGACCGACGTGCCGGGCTACTGGCCGGGCGTGACCCAGGAGCATGGGGGCATCATCCGGCACGGGGCCAAGCTCCTCTTCGCCTACTCCGAGGCCACGGTGCCCAAGATCGCGGTGGTCATCCGGAAAGCCTACGGCGGGGCCTACATCGCCATGAGCTCCAAGAAGCTCGGCAGCGACTTCAACTTCTCTTCTCCCAGCGCGGAGATCGCGGTGATGGGCCCGGCCGGGGCGGTCGAGATCCTCTACCGTCGCGAAGTGGCCGCGGCCAAGACCGCCGATGAGAAAGCCGCCCTGCGCGCCAAGCTCACCGCAGAGTACAAGGACCGCTTCGCCTCGCCCTACCAGACCGCCTCGACCGGCTCCATAGACGAGGTCATCGAGCCGCGTCTGCTGCGCACCAAGATCATCCGGGCTCTGCGTCTCCTGCGCGACAAGCGCATCCCCGGGACCCACGAGAACCGGGGAAATATTCCGCTCTGA
- a CDS encoding ATP-binding protein, whose translation MSQRDEWFGGPVEGVVFALIMAVAAFLGRENPRFVYPEVLYCLLALLAFNLVNFSALPRLLPQPRRSVLVVASNILLLTLVLHYSGGAQSYFWVLYLLPVFNACLAFGRRGVLATIAAALAPLLVFYLGTLSRLGWGGAIELLVKAAIITASAAVVMQVAGREREARARLEEERRRSETERVQAREQLQHMDRLATLGTLIAGVAHELKSPMAGILGYAELAHGRELPPAEAKRIFGRIAERARNCEQVIQDMLAFARQKTGARKACDINALIRECVALKEHDWFMDRLAVDAELSADLPRTELSGAEFQQVIFNLLTNAHQAIRAARRADGRIRLSTRREDGEILVRVEDNGPGIPADIAERIWEPFFTTKPEGEGTGLGLAICRRIVDSLGGSLTLQSGRGEGAAFLIRLPIVAEAEAAGARPGQSLPGAGT comes from the coding sequence ATGTCCCAGCGCGATGAGTGGTTCGGCGGGCCCGTCGAAGGCGTGGTCTTCGCTCTCATCATGGCCGTGGCCGCCTTCCTGGGCCGGGAGAACCCGCGCTTCGTCTATCCCGAGGTCCTTTACTGCCTCCTGGCGCTGCTGGCCTTCAACCTCGTCAACTTCTCGGCCCTGCCCCGTCTGCTGCCGCAGCCGCGCCGTTCCGTGCTCGTCGTGGCCTCCAACATCCTCCTTCTGACTTTGGTCCTGCACTATTCCGGCGGGGCGCAGTCCTATTTCTGGGTGCTCTATCTGCTGCCGGTCTTCAACGCCTGCCTGGCCTTCGGGCGGCGCGGCGTTCTGGCCACCATCGCGGCGGCGCTGGCGCCCCTGCTGGTCTTCTACCTCGGGACCCTGTCCCGACTGGGCTGGGGCGGCGCCATCGAGCTTCTCGTCAAGGCGGCCATCATCACGGCTTCGGCCGCTGTGGTCATGCAGGTGGCGGGCCGCGAGCGCGAGGCGCGGGCCCGCCTCGAAGAGGAGCGGCGGCGCAGCGAGACCGAGCGGGTCCAGGCGCGCGAGCAGCTCCAACACATGGACCGCCTCGCCACTCTGGGGACGCTCATCGCCGGGGTCGCGCATGAGCTCAAGTCGCCGATGGCGGGCATCCTGGGCTATGCGGAGCTCGCGCACGGACGGGAACTGCCCCCGGCCGAGGCCAAGCGGATCTTCGGCCGCATCGCGGAGAGAGCCCGCAACTGCGAGCAGGTCATCCAGGACATGCTCGCCTTCGCCCGCCAGAAGACGGGCGCGCGCAAGGCCTGCGACATCAACGCCCTGATCCGGGAATGCGTGGCCCTCAAAGAGCATGACTGGTTCATGGACCGGCTCGCGGTCGACGCGGAGCTCTCCGCGGACCTGCCGCGCACCGAGCTCTCCGGGGCGGAGTTCCAGCAGGTCATCTTCAACCTCTTGACCAACGCGCATCAAGCCATCCGCGCCGCGCGCCGCGCGGACGGACGCATCCGGCTGAGCACCCGCCGCGAGGACGGGGAGATCCTCGTCCGCGTGGAGGACAACGGCCCCGGCATCCCGGCCGATATCGCGGAGCGCATCTGGGAGCCGTTCTTCACGACCAAGCCGGAGGGCGAGGGCACCGGGCTCGGCTTGGCCATCTGCCGCCGGATCGTGGATTCCCTCGGCGGGTCCTTGACTCTGCAATCCGGCCGCGGCGAGGGCGCCGCCTTCCTCATCCGCCTGCCGATCGTGGCCGAGGCGGAGGCCGCGGGAGCGCGGCCTGGGCAGAGCCTCCCCGGCGCGGGGACATAA
- a CDS encoding response regulator transcription factor: MKAQILVVEDQAATSELIREVLKDEGCEVQTVDTLAKARKSLQRALPDLMVLDRALPDGEGMELLKDLRGEEKSARLPILILTAQNAVSDKVTGLREGADDYITKPFNTEELVARVEALLRRTGALEEPTVQESGELKLDRTSRKAYVKHKEVPLSAKEFDLLWFLMHRRNRVLTRDFLLQHVWGYEQGLDLSTKVIDVTLSHLRDKIGPTANRIVAVRGFGYRFDD, from the coding sequence ATGAAAGCCCAGATTTTGGTCGTCGAGGATCAGGCGGCAACCTCCGAGCTCATCCGCGAGGTGCTCAAGGACGAGGGTTGCGAGGTCCAGACGGTCGACACATTGGCCAAGGCGCGCAAGAGCCTGCAGCGCGCTCTGCCCGACCTGATGGTCCTCGACCGGGCCCTGCCGGACGGCGAGGGGATGGAGTTGCTCAAGGACCTGCGGGGCGAGGAAAAATCGGCGCGGCTGCCCATCCTCATCCTCACGGCCCAGAACGCGGTCAGCGACAAGGTCACGGGCCTGCGCGAGGGCGCCGACGACTACATCACCAAGCCCTTCAACACCGAGGAATTGGTGGCGCGCGTGGAGGCCCTGCTGCGCCGAACCGGAGCCCTGGAAGAGCCGACCGTGCAGGAATCCGGGGAGCTCAAGCTCGACCGGACCTCGCGCAAGGCCTACGTCAAGCACAAGGAAGTCCCCTTGAGCGCCAAGGAGTTCGACCTGCTCTGGTTCCTGATGCACCGCCGAAACCGGGTGCTCACGCGCGACTTCCTGCTCCAGCACGTCTGGGGCTACGAGCAGGGCCTGGACCTCTCCACCAAGGTCATCGACGTGACCCTCTCCCACCTGCGCGACAAGATCGGCCCCACGGCCAACCGGATCGTGGCCGTGCGCGGCTTCGGCTACCGCTTCGACGACTAG
- a CDS encoding Lrp/AsnC ligand binding domain-containing protein, protein MVTGLVLVRLMAGQEKQALAKIKQTDGVAHVTAVFGRWDLVLDIETKDLFTLSNVIVRDIRAIPGVMSTESLITTAI, encoded by the coding sequence ATGGTGACGGGACTCGTGCTGGTACGGCTCATGGCGGGACAGGAGAAGCAAGCCCTGGCCAAGATCAAGCAGACGGATGGCGTGGCCCATGTCACCGCGGTCTTCGGCCGCTGGGACCTCGTCCTCGACATCGAGACCAAGGACCTCTTCACCCTTTCCAACGTCATCGTCCGGGACATCCGCGCCATCCCGGGCGTGATGTCCACCGAGAGCCTCATCACGACCGCCATCTGA
- a CDS encoding DUF192 domain-containing protein: MERRTRLILTLAAAWALCAAAPAPQQVARHADLRFASGRQITVDVVDTPAGRETGLMYRKSLPRDYGMLFVFPIEIGNMTFWMKNTWVSLDIVFIGADHRITRIHERVPPSTAKTTDEEVARARGPAQYVLELPAGAARRYKLKVGQPLDFAVPVPER; this comes from the coding sequence ATGGAGAGACGAACCAGACTCATTCTGACGCTGGCGGCCGCCTGGGCCCTCTGCGCGGCGGCTCCCGCGCCACAGCAGGTCGCGCGGCACGCCGACCTGCGCTTCGCCTCCGGCCGTCAGATCACGGTGGATGTGGTGGACACCCCGGCCGGCCGCGAGACGGGCCTGATGTACCGCAAGTCGCTGCCCAGGGACTACGGCATGCTTTTCGTCTTCCCCATCGAGATCGGGAACATGACCTTCTGGATGAAGAACACCTGGGTCAGCCTGGACATCGTATTCATCGGCGCGGACCATAGGATCACGCGCATCCACGAGCGCGTGCCTCCTTCGACCGCGAAGACCACGGACGAGGAGGTCGCGCGGGCCCGGGGTCCGGCGCAGTACGTGCTGGAGCTGCCGGCCGGCGCGGCGCGGCGCTACAAGCTCAAGGTCGGACAGCCGCTCGATTTCGCGGTGCCCGTCCCGGAACGCTAG
- a CDS encoding long-chain-fatty-acid--CoA ligase, protein MPEQAILTLNDLLDAAAERQPPAGGLSTPDERLSYRDLRSRVLRTAAGMQAAGVAKGDRVALVLRNGIPFVVSYFALARLGAAAVPINFMVQKPEDLGFMLKDCGAKAAVTAAEFLPGLRLAQKQAGALKAIWVVDESGPDERPFSELLRGDPESLPRAAASESDLAGILYTAGTTGVPKGVMLTHRNLVTNCTAAAAHMGLRRNDVMLCILPMFHSFAWTANVLVPMWGGVEVAIAPGVTPAKLWLKLMARHGVTVFTAIPQLYAVLAKEAAGLKRIMLRWWFFRRVRMAVSGAAPLAQETARRFEAQLKVPILEGYGLTETSPIATINPPAGRRPGTVGLPIAGVRLKIVDPEGRALPPGADGEVCIQGDCVMKGYYNHPQATAETISAEGWLKTGDVGSLDSDGYLTIKDRLKDMIIVKGLKVFSAQVEAALLEHPAVAEAAVVGVPDEVGNETVKAFVVLRRGAQADRAELLRFCRQRLDNYKRPRDVAIVAGLPKNALQKVLKTVLRRQELARRRAP, encoded by the coding sequence ATGCCTGAGCAGGCTATCCTCACCCTCAACGACCTCCTGGACGCGGCGGCCGAGCGCCAGCCGCCCGCGGGCGGACTCTCCACGCCGGACGAGCGCCTGAGCTACCGGGACCTCCGGTCGCGTGTCCTGCGGACCGCCGCCGGGATGCAGGCCGCCGGCGTGGCCAAGGGCGACCGCGTCGCCCTCGTGCTGCGCAACGGCATCCCTTTCGTGGTCTCCTACTTCGCGCTGGCCCGCCTGGGCGCAGCGGCAGTGCCCATCAACTTCATGGTCCAGAAACCTGAAGACCTGGGCTTCATGCTCAAAGACTGCGGCGCCAAGGCGGCCGTGACGGCGGCGGAATTCCTGCCCGGGCTGCGGCTGGCGCAGAAGCAGGCCGGGGCCCTGAAGGCCATCTGGGTCGTCGATGAATCGGGCCCCGATGAGCGCCCCTTCTCGGAACTGCTGCGCGGCGACCCCGAGAGCCTGCCGCGCGCCGCGGCCTCGGAGTCCGACCTGGCCGGCATCCTCTACACCGCCGGCACCACCGGCGTGCCCAAAGGCGTGATGCTGACGCACCGCAACCTGGTCACGAACTGCACGGCCGCCGCCGCGCACATGGGCCTGCGCCGCAATGATGTGATGCTCTGCATCCTGCCCATGTTCCACTCCTTCGCCTGGACCGCCAACGTCCTGGTCCCCATGTGGGGGGGGGTCGAGGTCGCCATCGCGCCGGGGGTCACCCCGGCCAAGCTGTGGCTCAAGCTCATGGCCCGCCACGGGGTCACCGTCTTCACCGCCATCCCCCAGCTCTACGCCGTGCTGGCCAAGGAGGCGGCCGGGCTCAAGCGCATCATGCTCCGGTGGTGGTTCTTCCGCCGCGTGCGCATGGCGGTCTCGGGAGCGGCGCCCCTCGCCCAGGAGACCGCCCGGCGCTTCGAAGCGCAGCTCAAGGTCCCGATATTGGAGGGCTACGGGCTCACCGAGACCTCGCCCATCGCCACCATCAACCCGCCGGCAGGCCGCCGGCCCGGGACCGTGGGCCTGCCCATCGCCGGGGTGCGCCTGAAGATCGTGGACCCGGAAGGCCGCGCCCTGCCGCCCGGGGCCGACGGAGAGGTCTGCATCCAGGGCGACTGCGTGATGAAGGGCTACTACAACCACCCCCAGGCCACGGCCGAGACCATCTCCGCGGAGGGCTGGCTCAAGACCGGCGACGTGGGCAGCCTCGACTCGGACGGCTACCTGACCATCAAGGACCGGCTCAAGGACATGATCATCGTCAAGGGCCTCAAGGTCTTCTCGGCCCAGGTGGAAGCGGCGCTGCTGGAGCATCCGGCCGTGGCCGAGGCCGCGGTGGTGGGGGTGCCCGACGAGGTCGGAAACGAGACGGTCAAGGCCTTCGTGGTGCTGCGGCGAGGGGCGCAGGCCGACCGGGCGGAGCTGCTGCGCTTCTGCCGGCAGCGGCTGGACAATTACAAGCGGCCCCGCGACGTCGCGATCGTGGCCGGCCTGCCCAAGAACGCTTTGCAGAAGGTGCTCAAGACGGTCCTGCGCCGGCAGGAGCTGGCCCGGCGCCGCGCGCCATGA
- a CDS encoding type II toxin-antitoxin system RelE/ParE family toxin, producing MRDYSVGFASEAVEKHFLKELTKLPRTLASRIKEAIESLAADPRPQGKKFKFPRPPVSIAHMVATHRLRVGDYRILYDVDDEAKRVVLLAVRRRSESTYQR from the coding sequence ATGCGGGACTATTCCGTCGGGTTCGCCAGCGAAGCCGTCGAGAAGCATTTTCTCAAGGAGCTGACGAAGCTGCCGAGGACGCTCGCATCACGGATCAAAGAAGCCATAGAATCACTGGCCGCCGACCCGCGGCCTCAGGGCAAGAAATTCAAGTTCCCAAGGCCGCCTGTGAGCATCGCCCATATGGTCGCGACGCATCGGCTCAGGGTGGGGGACTACCGGATACTCTACGATGTGGACGACGAGGCCAAGCGAGTCGTCCTGCTGGCGGTCAGAAGACGGTCCGAAAGCACCTATCAGCGTTAA
- a CDS encoding HD domain-containing protein encodes MTERPVARLPGPALALLRAAAKDLPRPSYLVGGALRDAWLGRPLLDLDLAVRGARAGAARLGRSLGAAFVVLDSENGVFRLALPKGRGALHIDVSELQGEDIVADLGRRDFTANALALPLTGDLSAALSAAAVLDPRGGLADLRRGVLRCEDEGILKADPLRVLRAFRLGAQLGFAIEAKTLQRLRALRSRVRRSAPERISAELTLLLAEPGCPAWLARMDHAGLLTELFEDLEAARQCATCYYGRGGVLRHTLEVCSRLDLLLADPRRVFGAAAGPLQESLGERLRPGQPWRAALMLAALLHDVSKPETARRRGGRLRFFGHDLAGARRAAGLLKALRFPNETIELVAAVATHHLRPGNLTAGGVLTDKAVYRFFRDLGEHAVAVLLVCWADHASYLPHRQLERLLPAAAEDPDSYDMSSVRPVEARKTLKHLQVIALLLRRRFDERRKPVPDRLVDGHAVMKALGIPPGPKVGELLEKLREAQAEGKIGTKKAALDFLKRLK; translated from the coding sequence ATGACCGAGCGTCCCGTCGCGCGCCTCCCCGGCCCGGCGCTGGCCCTGCTGCGCGCCGCCGCCAAGGACCTGCCCCGGCCCTCCTACCTGGTGGGGGGAGCCCTGCGCGACGCCTGGCTGGGCCGGCCCCTGCTGGACCTCGACCTGGCCGTGCGCGGCGCGCGCGCCGGGGCCGCCCGGCTGGGACGCAGCCTGGGCGCGGCCTTCGTGGTCCTCGACTCGGAGAACGGCGTCTTCCGGCTGGCCCTGCCCAAGGGCCGGGGGGCTCTGCACATCGACGTCAGCGAGCTCCAGGGCGAGGACATCGTGGCCGACCTTGGGCGCCGGGACTTCACGGCCAACGCCCTGGCCCTGCCGCTGACCGGCGACCTGTCCGCTGCGCTGTCCGCCGCGGCCGTCCTGGACCCGCGCGGCGGGCTGGCCGACCTGCGCCGCGGCGTGCTGCGCTGCGAGGATGAGGGCATCCTCAAGGCCGACCCGCTGCGCGTCCTGCGCGCCTTCCGCTTGGGAGCCCAGCTGGGCTTCGCCATCGAGGCCAAGACCCTGCAGCGCCTGCGCGCGCTGCGCTCGCGGGTGCGCCGCAGCGCGCCGGAGCGCATCTCGGCCGAGCTCACCCTGCTCCTGGCCGAGCCGGGCTGTCCGGCCTGGCTGGCGCGCATGGATCACGCGGGCCTGCTGACCGAGCTCTTCGAGGACCTCGAGGCCGCGCGGCAGTGCGCGACCTGCTACTACGGCCGCGGCGGGGTGCTGCGCCACACCTTGGAGGTGTGCTCGCGGCTGGACCTGCTCCTGGCCGACCCGCGGCGGGTGTTCGGCGCCGCGGCCGGGCCGCTCCAGGAGTCCTTGGGCGAGCGCCTGCGGCCGGGGCAGCCTTGGCGCGCCGCCTTGATGCTGGCCGCGCTGCTGCACGACGTGTCCAAGCCCGAGACCGCGCGGCGCAGAGGGGGCAGACTGCGCTTCTTCGGCCACGACCTGGCGGGAGCGCGGCGCGCCGCGGGCCTGCTCAAGGCCCTACGCTTCCCCAACGAGACCATCGAGCTGGTGGCGGCCGTGGCCACCCACCACCTGCGGCCGGGCAACCTGACGGCCGGGGGCGTTCTGACCGACAAAGCGGTGTACCGCTTCTTCCGCGACCTGGGGGAGCACGCCGTGGCCGTGCTCCTGGTGTGCTGGGCCGACCATGCCAGCTACCTGCCCCACCGGCAGCTCGAGCGGCTCTTGCCCGCGGCCGCGGAGGACCCGGACTCCTACGACATGTCGAGCGTGCGGCCCGTGGAGGCGCGCAAGACCCTCAAGCATCTGCAGGTCATCGCGCTGCTCCTGCGCCGCCGCTTCGACGAGCGGCGCAAGCCCGTGCCGGACCGGCTGGTGGACGGCCACGCGGTGATGAAGGCCTTGGGCATCCCTCCGGGCCCCAAGGTGGGGGAACTGCTGGAAAAGCTCCGGGAGGCCCAGGCGGAGGGGAAGATCGGCACCAAGAAAGCGGCTCTGGATTTCCTTAAGAGACTGAAATAA
- a CDS encoding AbrB family transcriptional regulator codes for MVNKDSHHTPRLITASVTSKAQITLPKPVRELLKVGAKGDLVGFIVDAEAGTVRLTRTETLPVDPDFSPGAYEKLARLRREGKGKTFRRVSALLKDLKR; via the coding sequence ATGGTCAATAAGGATTCCCATCACACCCCCAGGCTCATCACCGCCTCGGTCACTTCCAAGGCCCAGATCACTCTGCCCAAGCCGGTGCGCGAGCTCCTCAAGGTCGGCGCCAAGGGCGACCTCGTCGGATTCATCGTCGACGCGGAGGCCGGCACCGTCAGGCTGACCCGGACCGAGACGCTTCCCGTCGACCCCGACTTCTCCCCAGGAGCCTACGAGAAGCTGGCCCGCCTGCGCCGAGAGGGGAAGGGCAAGACCTTCCGGCGCGTGTCCGCCCTGCTCAAGGATCTCAAGCGCTGA
- a CDS encoding alpha-amylase family glycosyl hydrolase, whose amino-acid sequence MPEPRSVRELDFSPKPGRRYWSSDREWREEFIYFLMVDRFHDGRERRPRSEAGRSAGSGTPEQLSRFCGGTLKGITRNIGYIQDLGCTALWLSPIFENDPDPRSDSYHGYGIWNYLNVDPRFGTKADLVALVDEAHQRNMRVFLDAVANHCGDVWYYEDDQPRWFRDDQKSWPFGGWRRSDYPVPVELRDPEAFYRCGQIRDWGWDSFPETQWGDFYTLKGFNNDDDPAGLELQRVLNAAHKYWIREADIDGYRMDAVKHMGETAIARFCQEMREYSYELGKRNFFLFGELVAGDDAINRYTGPNTAGKVDGKTIYYGLSSVLDFPLYWTLPGVIKGFVNPLALVNRYEALRERALNRGELGRYMVTFIDNHDQIGQMYKRRFAAGARDEQVIAAVGYLICALGTPCIYYGTEQGFTGEGESDHVIREAMFDLADPGRDLLNKDCRIYREIAKIAKVNQAHPGLRFGRMYFREVSGNGSDFDLPAAHPCTLAFSRVLADEEILVAYNTSTTERRRDCVVVDAGLHAAGSRMSYLYGGRGEVTVESHPDPANGSRFVKLELDPMQFVILR is encoded by the coding sequence ATGCCCGAGCCTCGGTCCGTCAGGGAACTGGATTTCAGCCCGAAGCCGGGCCGGCGCTACTGGTCGAGCGACCGCGAGTGGCGCGAGGAGTTCATCTATTTCCTCATGGTGGACCGCTTCCACGACGGCCGGGAGCGCCGCCCTCGGAGCGAGGCCGGGCGCTCGGCCGGCAGCGGCACGCCGGAGCAACTGAGCCGGTTCTGCGGCGGGACCCTCAAGGGCATCACCCGGAACATCGGCTACATCCAGGACCTGGGCTGCACGGCCCTCTGGCTGAGCCCCATCTTCGAGAACGACCCGGACCCCCGTTCCGACAGCTACCACGGCTACGGCATCTGGAACTACCTCAACGTCGACCCCCGCTTCGGCACCAAGGCCGACCTGGTGGCGCTGGTCGATGAAGCCCACCAGCGGAACATGCGCGTCTTCCTCGACGCCGTGGCCAACCACTGCGGCGACGTCTGGTACTACGAGGACGACCAGCCGCGCTGGTTCCGAGACGATCAGAAGTCTTGGCCCTTCGGCGGCTGGCGCCGGTCCGACTATCCCGTGCCCGTGGAACTGCGCGACCCGGAGGCTTTCTACCGCTGCGGTCAGATCCGGGACTGGGGCTGGGACAGCTTCCCCGAGACTCAGTGGGGCGACTTCTACACCCTCAAGGGGTTCAATAACGACGATGACCCGGCCGGCCTGGAGCTGCAGCGGGTCCTCAACGCGGCGCACAAGTACTGGATCCGCGAGGCGGACATCGACGGCTACCGCATGGACGCGGTCAAGCACATGGGCGAGACCGCCATCGCGCGCTTCTGCCAGGAGATGCGCGAGTACTCCTACGAACTGGGAAAGCGCAACTTCTTCCTCTTCGGCGAGCTGGTGGCGGGCGACGATGCCATCAATCGCTACACCGGTCCCAACACCGCGGGCAAGGTGGACGGCAAGACCATCTACTACGGGCTCTCCTCGGTGTTGGACTTCCCCCTCTACTGGACCCTGCCCGGCGTCATCAAGGGCTTCGTCAACCCGTTGGCCCTGGTCAACCGCTACGAGGCCCTGCGCGAGCGGGCGTTGAACCGCGGGGAGCTTGGCCGCTACATGGTGACCTTCATAGACAACCACGACCAGATCGGGCAGATGTACAAGCGCCGCTTCGCGGCCGGCGCCCGCGACGAGCAGGTGATCGCGGCCGTAGGCTACCTCATCTGCGCCTTGGGCACGCCCTGCATCTATTACGGGACCGAGCAGGGCTTCACGGGTGAGGGCGAGAGCGACCACGTCATCCGTGAGGCCATGTTCGACCTGGCCGACCCGGGGCGCGACCTGCTCAACAAGGACTGCCGCATCTACCGGGAGATCGCCAAGATCGCCAAGGTCAATCAGGCCCATCCCGGCCTGCGCTTCGGCCGCATGTATTTCCGGGAGGTCTCAGGCAACGGCTCGGACTTCGACCTGCCCGCCGCGCATCCCTGCACCTTGGCCTTTTCGCGGGTTCTGGCCGATGAGGAGATTCTGGTCGCCTACAACACCTCCACGACCGAGCGGCGGCGCGACTGCGTGGTCGTCGACGCCGGCCTGCACGCGGCGGGCAGCCGGATGTCGTATCTATACGGCGGCCGGGGCGAAGTGACGGTGGAGTCGCATCCCGACCCGGCCAACGGCTCGCGTTTCGTCAAGCTGGAGCTCGATCCGATGCAGTTCGTGATCCTGCGCTAG